ATGTTGATGGTGCTTTCCAGATCTTCTTTTAGGGTTTCCATTTTTTCTGTATAGTCTTCCAGTAGGATCTTGGATTTCTTGACTTCATTTTCTGACCGGTCATACGCTTCCTTCATCTTCTCATAGTTCTCGGGAGCAGCTTCGTCAATACCTGTTTCATTTACAGCATTGTCATAAGTTGCTTTACCTCGTTCCCGGTGTTCTTCAGCAGTCGGTTTGGTCATCTCAGGAAGCTGTTGCAGTTCTTCTTTAAACTGGTTCATGAAATGTGGGGCCGATTCATGCAGCCGCCGCATTTCTCTCCTTGTCCGACTGTAGCTCTCCTCGTTTGTTACATGGGCTTCTGACCTGTCTCTGATTTGCCGTTCTATCTGTTCAACTTCTCGGTCCTGATAGTTGATATTCTCGGCGATGGCATCCAGTTTAGTATTGAGCTGGCGTTGTTCCCGTCGCTTTGTATCCAGGTCATCATGCAATTGGTCCAGTTGTTTATTTTTAACTTTCTTGTCACGGTTAAGCGAGTCAAGCAGTTCGTTCAACTCTTGCACTTCCTTGATCTTGGCTTGCTCCTGTCTGTATTGCGCATAGGTGTCTTGATATTCCTGGTAGGTCGTAGCCTGTTGTTTCCATTCGGCGAGTGTGGTTTTTAGGCCGTCCAAATCACGCTGGGCCTGCTGCTGGACCTGTTCAAGATCGGTCAGCTCCTGCTTAAGTTTAGTGTGCTGATTCTGTTGCCATTCCCGCTCGTTTGCATGTCTTAAAAAAGCTTCGGCATCTTTCAGTGATTCACGCCGGCTGAACAAAGTTGAGTTTACATTCTTGAGGTCTTCAATCCTTTTTGTAAGCTTCTCGCGCTGGGCCTTAATGTCAGCCAGCTCCTGCTCAACTTCAGCCTGGTATGTTTGCAGCATTTTTTCACTCAAGATGATTTTCTGATCTTCTTGCGGGCCCCTGATACCTCTTGGATCAACCAGCATACCTTTGTCAATAACCGGTTTTTCTTCTATAAAAAAAGATCGTGTCCACCAGAGTGCCTTCACAGCAAATGCATACTGCTCGTCCGTTAACCCGTCCTTTACTTTGATGTGCTGCTCCGGCAAATGGGTGATGGTCTTTTCCGGCACCACTTGAGGCAGGGGCACGTGATATAGATCCGTTGGCGCACGAAAAGCTTTTGTATTAACAAACAGGGTATATTTGATCGCATCAAACAGTTGCTCATCCCGGTGTTTTGCAGAATCATCCAGTGTGAGCAGATCCCGCAGCGGGTAGGCAGCAATGTTTTGTCTGGCAAAATATTGGAGCGAGGTCTCCTGCCTGGGAGAGAGCAATTTGTTTTGACGGAGATGGTCCAGCTCCCGGGACAGGCTTTTTTCTTGGGCACCAAGATCACGCAGCAAATCTTTGTCAGATTCGATCCGGCGGTCATTCTGATCCATTTCATCTTGAACAACATTGCTGCTGCGATAAGCTGCAATCAAGTCGTTCACTTCTTTTTCACGGTGACGGTCCTGTTCAATTTTAACGCTTAGCTTTGCGATTTCGGATGTGAGCTCATTCATCTGTTGCAAAAGGTTGCTGCTCGCTTCTTCTATATCATTGATGGACTGGTTAAAACGGCTGCAGGCCTCTTCTGCCTCTTGCAATCTCTCTTTGACATCCTGCTCTGTCATGCCAATCCGATCGACTCGGTTGGTGATTTCATGAATGTCGGCTGAGATGGCATCACGTTTTTCCTGTGTACTTTGGAGCTGTTGTTTAAGACGGTCCAGATCGGCCATCAGTTCCGTTTCACGGGTTTCACACTGCTCGATCATGTGAGCCAGCGCGTCCTGCAGTTCTGTTTGCGCGGCATGATCGATTTCCAGCTCTCGTCTCTCTCCCAGCGTTTCTTCTTTGTCACCTTTTAGCTCTACTATCTCCCTTTTCAATGATTGAATTTGAGTCATGTGATAATGTTCAAGCCAGAGCAAGCTTGTGTAATATTGCTTAAACCCCTGCTCAAGCCTGCGATTACGATCTTCATAGCGTTCAAGCTCCGATTTCTTCTGCTTAAGATTCATTTTATTAAGGCGCTGCTTACTCTCGGCTTCCTCTAAGCTTTGTTCCGTTTCTTTCACAAGCTCCTTGCTTTCTTCCCAGTTCTTCTGGATGTCGTCGATGCCGTTCATCTCACTGAAAATCCGGAAACGTTCCTCAGGAGCCATCACCGCAAACTGGTTGAC
This sequence is a window from Lentibacillus sp. JNUCC-1. Protein-coding genes within it:
- a CDS encoding AAA family ATPase, translating into MIPWRLKFSGIRDYTPTVMDFSGNDDHVLISGPNGAGKSTVTFCMGGVLYSSKVDLEGLKSNNLPDDQTWRASIELLFKNDGTKKVDAPLFVQFRLDIEQHPGEPVRKEFYIEEGDRIDEWDREMKFAAGGKLNFSEYKNLVFSKYAIDPDSFYLIWYQKEVNQFAVMAPEERFRIFSEMNGIDDIQKNWEESKELVKETEQSLEEAESKQRLNKMNLKQKKSELERYEDRNRRLEQGFKQYYTSLLWLEHYHMTQIQSLKREIVELKGDKEETLGERRELEIDHAAQTELQDALAHMIEQCETRETELMADLDRLKQQLQSTQEKRDAISADIHEITNRVDRIGMTEQDVKERLQEAEEACSRFNQSINDIEEASSNLLQQMNELTSEIAKLSVKIEQDRHREKEVNDLIAAYRSSNVVQDEMDQNDRRIESDKDLLRDLGAQEKSLSRELDHLRQNKLLSPRQETSLQYFARQNIAAYPLRDLLTLDDSAKHRDEQLFDAIKYTLFVNTKAFRAPTDLYHVPLPQVVPEKTITHLPEQHIKVKDGLTDEQYAFAVKALWWTRSFFIEEKPVIDKGMLVDPRGIRGPQEDQKIILSEKMLQTYQAEVEQELADIKAQREKLTKRIEDLKNVNSTLFSRRESLKDAEAFLRHANEREWQQNQHTKLKQELTDLEQVQQQAQRDLDGLKTTLAEWKQQATTYQEYQDTYAQYRQEQAKIKEVQELNELLDSLNRDKKVKNKQLDQLHDDLDTKRREQRQLNTKLDAIAENINYQDREVEQIERQIRDRSEAHVTNEESYSRTRREMRRLHESAPHFMNQFKEELQQLPEMTKPTAEEHRERGKATYDNAVNETGIDEAAPENYEKMKEAYDRSENEVKKSKILLEDYTEKMETLKEDLESTINMKIIAVNQKFVHYMSLFGFEGKIEWDMNTNRRGQIRYTLFIKARKEGHRGKVEDVSEKARGGKVGKGVSGGEESLSSLLFALALLQTIEASPGYIVLDEFDSALDEGRKDKVFELYEQELNRKMIILTPKSHEEAYLYRFSKAYVVHHNPNIPKSTIFKVKRTTGTGATVQEK